The genomic stretch AAGGCACCGGCGCCTCCGCCGTCGTCCTCGGCGGACCCGAGGGACCGACCCGCACCGGGGCCCTGCTGCCCGCCGGGATCGACGTCGTGTTCGGCGCTTTCGGCCGGGGCGAGGCGCTGGACGCCGCCGTAGGAGCCATGGGCGAAACGTCCCTGCGCTATGACCTGCCGACCGCCGCCCGCGCCACCCTCGCCCCCCCCGGCTCGATGCTCGACGCCGCCGACTTCGACGGGGACGGACTGAGCGAACTCCTCTCCAGCGGCGCCCGGCTGCGCCTGTTCCCCGGCCGTGCGGCGGGCCTGTCGGCCACGGCTCCGGTGACCGTCGAACCGCCCGGGACCGGGACCACCCGGGTGGTGTCCGTGGCCGATCTCGACGGCGACGGGCGGGCCGACCTGACGGTGCGGACGTACCGCGGCGAGACGCGGGATCTGGTGGCCGTGTACCCGGGGACGAAGCGGGGTCTGGTCGCTCGCGTACCGGCCCTCACCTTCTCCACGGCCGCGTTCCTGAGCCACTGACGCCCCACCGCACCGCCCGGTCACAGGTGGTTCAAAAATTTACCGAACGCACGTACAACCCTTGGGCACCAGTGCGGGTCTCCTGATCGCCGACCGAGACGTGAAGCCAGGGACAACTCCCGGCGAACACGACCGGACGCACCCCCATTGACTGCGGATGCCCCGCCAGGCATCCCGCATGCAGCAGGAGAAACCGCATGCATCAGACGCTGCGACTCACCCTCGCGACGGCCACCGCCGCCGCTCTGACGGGCGGGCTGCTCACCTTCACGGCCACCACGGCGACGGCCGCGGACTCCACCGTCGTGGCCAAGGCCGACTTCAACGGCGACGGCCGCGGTGACGTCGCCTTCTCGGCGGACAGCGCCTATGTCGGCGGCAAGAAGGAGGCCGGTCAGCTGGTCGTCCTGTACGGCTCCGCCTCCGGCGTGACCTCGACCAACCGCATCACCGTCAGCCAGAACACCACCGGCACCCCGGGCACCGCCGAGACCGGCGACCGTTTCGGCATCGACACCGCCTTCGCCGACTTCAACGGCGACGGCTACGACGACATCGCCGTCGGCTCCCCGGGCGAGGACGTCGGCGGCGACACCGACGGCGGTGGCCTCGCGATCCTGTGGGGCTCGGCCTCCGGCATCACCGGCAAGGGCGTCACCGTCGCCGACCCCGCCCCCTCCGCGCACGACTACTGGGGCCAGAACCTCGCGGCCGGCGACTTCGACGGCGACGGCAAGGCCGATCTGGCCGTCGGCACCAACATCGCCACCGTCCACGTCTTCAAGGGCGGCTTCTCCGCCACCGGCACCGCGGGCGGCCACTACACCATCAAGCCCCCGATCATGGGCTCGGACGCGGGCGGCCCGCTGAACCTGACCGCCGGTGACGTCAACGGCGACAGCCGCACCGACCTGGTCGTCGACGGCTACGAGTACCAGACCGACTACGGCTGGAACACCAACTACTACATCCCCGGCTCCTCCAGCGGCCTGGCCATGGCCAACATCCGGCAGCTCAAGCCCGGCGTCATCACCGCCATCGGCGACATCGACCAGGACGGCTTCGGCGACATCGTCAGCGGCGCCTACTGGAACGCCACCACCGGCGACGGCACCGCCATCCCCGACTCCGCCAACGGCGGCAAGGTCTGGGTGACGTACGGCACCGTCGACGGCCCCGGCACCGCCACCGGCATCACCCAGAACACCGGCAACGTCCCCGGCACCGCCGAGGGCAACGACTACTTCGGCCACGAGCTCGACCTCGGTGACATCGACGGCGACGGCTACCTCGACCTCGTCATCGGCGTCGCGGGCGAGAACATCGGCACCGCCGCCAACACCGGCACGGTCACCGTCCTCTACGGCACCGCGAGCGGCCTGGACACCGTCTCCGGCGCCCAGTCGTTCGCCCAGTCCAGCCCGGGCGTGCCCGGCAGCGACGAGGACAACGACTACTTCGGCATGGACGTCAAGCTCGACGACCTCACCGGCGACGGCAAGGCCGACCTGGTCGTCGGCTCCGCCGAGAACGCCGGCAACGGCGCGGTGACCTACCTCCCGTCCAACGGCACGAAGATCACCACGTCCGGCTCCCGCACCATCTCGCCGAGCACCGCGGGCGTCTCGACGACGGGCTCGCCGTACTTCGGCGCGAACTTCGCCGACTGATCGACCGTAGAACCACCCCTTGGGCCCGCACCCTCCACGGGTGCGGGCCCGGACTTACCGGAGCACCGTCTTGAAGCGCACTCTCGTGATCGCCGCCGCCCTCGCGACCGGCGTGCTCACCGCCCTGCCCACCACCCCCGCCGTCGCCGCGCCCTCGGGCCTGGCGAGCGACTTCAACGGTGACGGCTACCGCGACCTCGCCATCGGCGCGATGGGCGCCGACGTCGGCTCCGCGCACGGCGCCGGTGCCGTGGTCGTGCTGTACGGCTCGGCCTCGGGCGTACCCGGCACCAAGAAGGCCGTGATCACCCAGAACTCCACCGGCGTCCCCGGCACCGCCGAGTCCGACGACCGCTTCGGCGCGAGCCTGGCCGCCGGCGACCTGAACGCCGACGGCTACGCCGACCTGGTCGTCGGCTCCGAGTTCGAGTCCATCGGCACCCGCCAGGGCGTCGGCAGCGTCACCGTCCTGTGGGGCGGCTCGGCGGGCCTGAGCGGCGGCTCGGGGCTGCCGCAGCCCTCCGCCGAGGACACGGCCGAGTGGGGCGGCTACGGCCGGGGCGTCGCCACCGGCGACTTCGACGGCGACGGCAAGACGGACGTCACAGTCACCGGACAGACCTACACCGCCCTCTTCCGCGGCCCCTTCACCCGTACCGGCACCCCGCTGAACCACACCCGCGTGGGCGAGGTGGGCACGACGTACGAGGTCATCGCGGGCGACCTGACCGGCGACGCGAAGGCCGAGCGCGTGTACCCGCTCGCGCACGACGGCGACCCGGGCGGGGACATCCAGTACTTCCGCCACGACCCCGGCGGCTGGGACAACCACCCCGAGTCCGACTACGCCATGGTCGGCCTCCCGAACGCCGACGGCGCCCTCGGCGCCACCGGCGACATCAACGGCGACGGCTACGGCGACCTCGTCCTCGGCGACTACGCGGGCCCCGCAAGCCCCAAGGGCGGCCAGATCACCGTCTGGTACGGCGGCCCGAACGGCCCCGACCCGCAGCAGACGCCGACCGTCGTCCACCAGGACACCGCGGGCGTGCCCGGCGCCGACGAGGAGGCCGACCTGTTCGGCTCCGCCGTCGACGTCGGCGACATCAACGGCGACCAGTACGCCGACGTCGTCGTCGGCGCCTGGGGCGAGGACATCGGCTCGGCGCGCGACGCCGGCTCGGTGACGGTGCTGTTCGGCTCGGCCACCGGCCTGAGGACCACCGGCGCCAAGTCGTACTCCCAGAACACCACGGGCGTCCCCGGCACCGCCGAGAGCCACGACGCCTTCGGCATGTCGGTCCGCCTCCTCGACCTCGACAAGACCGGCAAGGCCGACCTGGTCATCGGCGCGGGCTACGAGAACCAGAACGGTTCCGTCACCTACCTGCGCGGCACGGCCTCCGGCCTGACCACCACCGGCGCCACGTCCCTGACGGCCGCGGGCGCGGGCCTGAAGGGCAACGCGACGTTCGGCTGGGACTTCGCCAAGTGACGCATACGGACAGGAGCTCTTCGTGATTCCTCGCCGCACCGCCGCCGCACTCGCCGCCACCCTCCTGGCGACCGGCGTCACCCCACTGTTCCTCGGCTCCCCCGCCTCGGCCGCGGTCGCCAAGCACTACGACGACTTCAACGGCGACGGCCACCGCGATGTGGCGTACGGCGGCTACAACGACGACGGCCGGGTGGGCGGGACCGTCACGGTCGTCTACGGCACGGCGAGCGGGCCCGGCACGCCCATCCAGCGCATCCACCAGGACACCGCCGGCATCCCGGGCTCCGGCGAGGAGGACGACCGGTTCGGTGAGTCCCTCGCGAGCGCCGACCTCAACAAGGACGGGTACGCGGACCTGGTGGTCGGCAACCCGACCGAGCATGTGGGCAGCGAGCAGTACCGGGGCTCGGTGACGATCGTCTGGGGCTCGGCGTCCGGCCTGTCCGGCGGCACCGAGGTGACCCCGAAGTCGGGCGCGCAGGGCCACTTCGGCAGCGATGTCGCCACCGGCGACTTCAACGGGGACGGCTCGCCGGACCTCGCGGTGGTCGGTGGCTACGAGACGTGGCTGTACCGCGGATCGTTCGGCCGGTCCGGCAGCACGGGCAGCGTCAGCAAGATCGACAAGGTGGACGCGGGCTGGTACTCGTACGGGCTGGCCGCCGGAAGGATCAACGGCGACTCGAAGACCGACCTCGTCATCCTCGGTGAGCAGTTCGTCGACGGGCAGACGGTCGAGCGCGCCTGGTACCTCAAGGGCTCGGCGAGCGGCCTGACCTCCGGCCCGTCCAAGACGGTCGCCGCCACGACCGCCGCGATCGGCGACTTCGACAAGAACGGCTACGGCGACATCGCCTTCGGCAGGCCCTACTCCCACGACGGGAAGGGCTCGCTCCTGGTCTGGCGCGGCACGTCCTCGGGCCCGAGCGGCTCGGCGATGTACAACCAGGCAAGTTCCGGGGTCTCGGGCAGCCCGGAGGCGGACGACAACTTCGGTTACGCGCTCTCGGCCGGGGACGTCGACGGCGACGGCTATGCGGACCTCGCGGTCGGCGTCCCGCACGAGGACGTCAACGGCAGCGAGGACCAGGGCGGGGTACACCTGTTCCGGGGCGGCGCGGGTGGCTTGTCCGGCCTGCGCACGACGTGGATCCCCCAGACGGTGACGGGCCCCGCCGCGGAGTACGCCGCCTTCGGCTACACCGTCCGCCTGCGTGATGTGACGCACGACGGAAGGGCGGACATGGGCGTGGGGGCGGCGGGAACGTCGCTGATCCTGCGCGGGACGACAGGGACGCCGAGTGGGACGGGGGCGTTCGTGCTGCCGGAGTTCGGCGGCGAGTTCGCGGACTGAGTGGATGACCACTGCCGGGGTTTCCCCTTAGGGGATGTCACAACTCGACAGCAAAGCCGGGCCCGAACCACCGGGCCCGGCACGCCACTCTTCAGGACCAGGTACGTTCGAAGACGTGGCTGGATTCAGGATGGGACGCGGCGGCCGGGACAACCGGGCCCCGCAAGGGCAACCGCAACAACCTCCGTACGGGCAACAGGGACCGTCGTACGGCTACCCCCCGCAGGGAGGTGGCTACGGCGGCCAAGGCAGCGGTGGTTACGGCGGCCATGGCGAGCCGGAGTACTTCGGCGACGGCGGACACCACCCGCACGCCCATGACCCGTACGCGGCGAACAACCCGGGCCACACCCAGGCCTTCTCCGTCCACGACGACCCGTACAACCAGGGCCAGACGTACCAGGCGGGCGCGGCCCCGGCGGGCCCGATCGGCCCCCGTCTGCACTGGAAGCCCCTGCTGAGCGGGATCCTCTTCTCCCCCGCCCGGACCTTCCTCCAGATGCGGGACTACGCGATGTGGGGCCCCGCCCTGATCGTGACGTTCCTCTACGGCCTGCTCGCAGTGTTCGGCTTCGACACGGCCCGCGAGGACGCGATCAACGCGACCCTCGCCAACGCGGTCCCGATCGTCCTGACCACGGCCGTGGCAATGGTCCTGTCCTCCTTCGTCCTGGGCGTGGTGACCCACACCCTGGCCCGCCAGCTGGGCGGCAACGGCGCGTGGCAGCCGACGGTCGGCCTGTCGATGCTGATCATGTCCCTGACGGACGCCCCCCGCCTGGTGGCGGCCATGTTCTTCGGCGGCGACGAGACCTTCGTCCAGCTCCTCGGCTGGGCCACCTGGGTGGCAGCCGGCGCCCTCCTCACCATGATGGTCAGCCGCTCCCACGACCTCCCGTGGCCAAAGGCCCTGGGCGCATCGGCGATCCAGCTGGTGGCACTGCTGTCGATCGTGAAGCTCGGCACGTTCTGAGCCACACCCGAGAAGGGGCTCCCCGCACTGTCCGTGCCGGGAGCCCCTTCCGGCCGTTCGGGGGACACGCGGGCGGCCTCGGAGACGTATCCCACCCCACGGGGGCATCCCTTGCTGGGACGAAAGGGAAACGTGATGCCGCTCTATCTGTCGAGGTTCAGCTACACGCCGGAGACCTGGGCGAGGCTCATCAGCCACCCCGAGGACCGCGCGAAGGCCGCTCGGTCGTACATCGAGTCCGTCGGCGGAAAGCTGCACGGCTTCTGGTACGCGTTCGGCACCCGTGACGGGCTACAACCTGTGGGAGGCCCCCGACAACGTCTCCATGGCGTCGGTCGCCCTGGCGATCAGCGGCGGCGGCGCACTCAGCTCGTTCGAGACGACGGTTCTCCTGACCGTCGACGAAACCATGGAGGCCCTGCGCAAGGCAGGGCAGATCCAGTACCGGGCGCCCGGAGCGTAGGCGTAGCGGTCAGAGCGCTTCCTTGTTCTCCTTGGACGCCTCGCCCGACTTACTGACCGGCGGCAGGACACTCCAGGGGAAGTTGATCCACTCATCGGTGCGCTTCCACACGTACTCGCACTTCACCAGCGAGTGGGACTTCTCGTAGATCACGGCGGAGCGGACCTCGGCGACGTGGTCCAGGCAGAAGTCGTGGACCAGCTTGAGCGTCTTGCCGGTGTCGGCGACGTCGTCGGTGATCAGGATCTTCTTGTCGGAGAAGTCGATGGCGTTGGGGACGGGCGCGAGCATGACGGGCATCTCAAGGGTCGTCCCCACACCCGTATAGAACTCGACGTTCACCAGGTGGATGTTCTTGCAGTCGAGGGCATAGGCGAGCCCACCCGCGACGAACACACCACCACGAGCGATGGACAGCACGATGTCGGGCTCGTACCCGTCGTCGGCGATGGTCTGCGCGAGCTCACGGATGGCGGTGCCGAAACGCTCGTAGGTGAGGTTCTCCCGTACGGCGCTCATACCTGGGTCCTGTGGAAGTTGAGGAAGGAACGGGAGGCGGTGGGGCCGCGCTGCCCCTGGTACCGGGACCCGTACCGCTCACTGCCGTACGGGGACTCGGCCGGCGAGGTGAGCCGGAACATGCACAGCTGGCCGATCTTCATGCCCGGCCACAGCTTGATGGGAAGCGTGGCGAGGTTGCTGAGCTCCAGGGTGACATGCCCGGAGAACCCGGGGTCGATGAAGCCGGCGGTGGAGTGGGTGACGAGCCCGAGCCGCCCGAGGGAGCTCTTCCCCTCAAGTCTCGACGCAAGATCATCAGGCAGGGAGATGACCTCGTACGTAGAAGCAAGGACGAACTCACCGGGGTGCAGGATGAACGGCTCATCCCCCTCCGGCTCCACGAGCCGCGTCAGATCCGCCTGCTCGATGGAGGGGTCGATGTGGGGGTACCGGTGGTTCTCGAACACCCGGAAGAAGCGGTCCAGCCGTACGTCGATGCTCGACGGCTGCACCATGGATTCGTCGTAGGGATCGATCCGTACCCGCCCGGCATCGATCTCGGCCCGGATGTCCTTGTCTGAGAGAAGCACGCCCCGAGGATACGCAAGGCGCGCGGACCGACCACAATCGGACGGCACCGCGCGCCTGCGTCCACTCCTACTGCTGTCTCTACTGCTGCTTCTCCAAGGCCACCGGCACGACGCTGCGAAGCCGGGCACACCGTGGACACCGGACCAGTCGTCCGGGACCGAGCCGCTCGGCCTGCTGCATCGGGAACGAAGCGGTGCTGAACACGTGCCCATCGGCACATCGGACGACGGTGCGCTCCATCAAGTCCTTTGAGTCCCTTCCCCAAGAGCCGCACCCGGCTACTGCCCGCCGGGCGACGAAAGGCCACATTACGGGATGAAAGGGACGGCTCTCCAGGCGGCACTCCGGTCCCGCCCGAACCCTCTCCCGGGCCCCCACGGTACGCCCCAACTCCGGCCGCCCGCAGCCGCATCCCACCCCTGAAACAGCGTCAGACCCCGCGGTCCGAGCACCGGGGGTCTGCCATGAGGTACAGTGAGCGAGCATTCGACACCGACCGCGGTCGGCGTCTTACGCGGGTGTAGTTTAATGGTAGAACATCAGCTTCCCAAGCTGAGAGCGCGAGTTCGATTCTCGTCACCCGCTCCACTATGAACCCCCAGGTCTTGGACCCGGGGGTTGTTTGTTGTCTAGACCGGTGGGCGGCGCACGCACCACAACCGCACCATTAGCCCTCGGCGACCTCCTCACTGTGGTGCGCGGGGTCGCCCTTGTGGTGCTTCGCACGCTCGGCGCGCACCAGGTCGTCGAGCCCTGCGGCCACCTCCCGCTGCCGCTCCTGGTCGGAGTGCTGATAGATCAGCGCGGCTTTCTCGGAGGACTGGCCCGCGCGGACCATCGTGTCCTTGAGCGTGGCGCCCGAGCGAGTCGAGAGCGTGTGTCCGGTGTGACGAAGGTCGTAGAAGCGGAAGCCGTCAGGGAGACCGGCGGCCGTACGGGCACGTCGCCACTTCCGTCCGAAGGAGGTCCGGCGGAAGGGAGCTCCCTTCTCCCCGACGAACACGAGGCCGTCGGGCCCCTTCGCGGCGAACCAGGCGAGGTGCTGTTTCACCTCCTTGTGGAGAAACGCCGGGAGGACAACAACTCGCACGCCTGCCTCGGACTTGGTCTCACCAGGAGCACGCTTGCCGTTGGTCCGCTCCGGCTCGGCGACGCGTACGCGGATCACGAGGTTGTCGACGTCGATGTCCCGGCGGCGAAGGCCGGCCAGCTCTTCGGGCCGCATTGGACCGTACGCGCCGAGATAGACCATGAGGCGCCAGCGAATACCGATCGCGTCGGCGAGGGCGTCGACCTGGGCGACGGAAGCGATACGACGTTCCGCAGCGGACTCTTTCCCCGCTCCCTTGATCCGGCACGGGTTGCGGCTGATCAGGTCATCGTCGACAGCTGTCTCAAGGATGCCTTTGAGGAGGCGGTATGCCTTGGCGACGGTCGTCTTGGCCTCGGTTGTACGAAGTCGCTCGGCTCGCCATTCACGGACCCGGGGAGCGGTGATCTCATCCAGGTCGAGCGTGCCGAACGCAGGGAGGACGTGCAGTCGTAGGAGGTGCTTGTACAGGTCCTCGGTGCGCACGGCCAGCTCCCTCTCCTCGACCCACTTCTCCGCATAGACACGGAAGTTGACCGCTCCCGCGTCCGGCGCGCGCCAATCTCCCCGGGTGAGGTCCGCCTCGACCTGTGACAGCCAGACTTCGGCGTCCTTCTTGGTCTCGAACGTCTCGTCCGCGCGGATGCGCTCACCCTCGGGACCGAGGTAGGACGCCGTCCAGCGGCCGGAACGGTACTGCCGCACGGCACCGAAGCGGCGGCGCCTCCCCTTCTTGTTGGCCATCAGGCGACCCTCCGAAGTGCGCCGCGACGGACTCTGATCGGCTCGACGGTGCGGGCCTGAACGAACTCCTCGATAGCGCTCTCCGGGATACGCACATGCCGACCGACCTTCACGTACCGGATGCGTCGTTCTTCGATCAGCCGCCGGGGGAATCGGGCGGTGGTGCCGAGAAGCTCGGCGACCTGGTCGACGGACAGGTAACGGTCGGTCATGTGGTGGGTTCTCCTTCCGTTCCGGGGGCGGGTTCGAGTGAGGCGGCGAGCCAGGTTTCGGCGGTGCTGAGGCCTGTTCCGGCGAACGCCCAGTGCGCAAGAACGAGCGTGGTGTCGCCGTCCTGCGGGACGGGCGCGGAGCTCTGGGCGCGGCGCCACTCGGCGCGGGCCTCACGGAGGGCGCCGAGGGTGGTGGAGTAGCGGCGGGACTTGGTGGAGAAGTGGCCGCGGAAGCCGAGCATGTGGGCCCAGGCCCGGAGACGGAGGTCTGCCAGGTCGGGGCGTGCGCCGAGGGTCCAGGCTGTGCGGATCATTCGCCTGGCGTGGTCGGTGATCTGGGCTTGGGCCAGCTCGGCGAGGAATCGGATCGGCCGGTCCAGGGTGCCCGTCGCCGTCTCCGCGCCCTTGGTCGCGTACTTGGCGATGTACGCCGCTACGGCCCGGTCCGTCAGCTCCTGGCCGTGGTCGAAGTCGGCGGAGCGGATCGGGCGGACGTCGAGCTGACGGCCGAAGGCGAAGTGGTGCGTACGGCCGTCGATCTCCGGTCCGTCGACGCGCGCGGCGGTGGCGGCGGCTCTGATTGCGTCGGAGAGCAGTTCGGCGGACGCCCACGGCGGGGGCGTGGTGTCTCCTCCCTCGGGGCCGTCGAGACGGATGACCGCGTGGAAGTGGACGGCACCCCGCTTCTGATACTCGGCCACCTTCGCGAAGGAGAGCCGGGCGTGGTGCCGGAACGCCCGCTGCGTGAGGCCGGCGCGCTTGGCGACCTCCCGGCGCAGGTAGATCGAGAAGCGCCGCCACAGGGCACCGGCGTGGGCGTTCCAGAGGACGGCCGCTTCGTAGTCGTAGGTGTCGGGGTCGAGCGGAGTGCCGAGGGCGTTGTCGTCGGGGTCATGGTGGGTGCCGCAGCGGCAGTTCCGGCCGTCGGTGGGGCGGTTGTGGACCGGGCCGAACCCGGGGGCGGTGAACGTGGCGAAGACGCGCGGGTGGGTCGCGACCCCTTCCGACGTGCCCTTTCCGCCGCGTAGTCCGGCGGTGATCAGGTGGTAGGTGTCGCGGCGGTAGGTCTC from Streptomyces davaonensis JCM 4913 encodes the following:
- a CDS encoding VCBS repeat-containing protein translates to MHQTLRLTLATATAAALTGGLLTFTATTATAADSTVVAKADFNGDGRGDVAFSADSAYVGGKKEAGQLVVLYGSASGVTSTNRITVSQNTTGTPGTAETGDRFGIDTAFADFNGDGYDDIAVGSPGEDVGGDTDGGGLAILWGSASGITGKGVTVADPAPSAHDYWGQNLAAGDFDGDGKADLAVGTNIATVHVFKGGFSATGTAGGHYTIKPPIMGSDAGGPLNLTAGDVNGDSRTDLVVDGYEYQTDYGWNTNYYIPGSSSGLAMANIRQLKPGVITAIGDIDQDGFGDIVSGAYWNATTGDGTAIPDSANGGKVWVTYGTVDGPGTATGITQNTGNVPGTAEGNDYFGHELDLGDIDGDGYLDLVIGVAGENIGTAANTGTVTVLYGTASGLDTVSGAQSFAQSSPGVPGSDEDNDYFGMDVKLDDLTGDGKADLVVGSAENAGNGAVTYLPSNGTKITTSGSRTISPSTAGVSTTGSPYFGANFAD
- a CDS encoding FG-GAP-like repeat-containing protein, translating into MKRTLVIAAALATGVLTALPTTPAVAAPSGLASDFNGDGYRDLAIGAMGADVGSAHGAGAVVVLYGSASGVPGTKKAVITQNSTGVPGTAESDDRFGASLAAGDLNADGYADLVVGSEFESIGTRQGVGSVTVLWGGSAGLSGGSGLPQPSAEDTAEWGGYGRGVATGDFDGDGKTDVTVTGQTYTALFRGPFTRTGTPLNHTRVGEVGTTYEVIAGDLTGDAKAERVYPLAHDGDPGGDIQYFRHDPGGWDNHPESDYAMVGLPNADGALGATGDINGDGYGDLVLGDYAGPASPKGGQITVWYGGPNGPDPQQTPTVVHQDTAGVPGADEEADLFGSAVDVGDINGDQYADVVVGAWGEDIGSARDAGSVTVLFGSATGLRTTGAKSYSQNTTGVPGTAESHDAFGMSVRLLDLDKTGKADLVIGAGYENQNGSVTYLRGTASGLTTTGATSLTAAGAGLKGNATFGWDFAK
- a CDS encoding FG-GAP and VCBS repeat-containing protein, encoding MIPRRTAAALAATLLATGVTPLFLGSPASAAVAKHYDDFNGDGHRDVAYGGYNDDGRVGGTVTVVYGTASGPGTPIQRIHQDTAGIPGSGEEDDRFGESLASADLNKDGYADLVVGNPTEHVGSEQYRGSVTIVWGSASGLSGGTEVTPKSGAQGHFGSDVATGDFNGDGSPDLAVVGGYETWLYRGSFGRSGSTGSVSKIDKVDAGWYSYGLAAGRINGDSKTDLVILGEQFVDGQTVERAWYLKGSASGLTSGPSKTVAATTAAIGDFDKNGYGDIAFGRPYSHDGKGSLLVWRGTSSGPSGSAMYNQASSGVSGSPEADDNFGYALSAGDVDGDGYADLAVGVPHEDVNGSEDQGGVHLFRGGAGGLSGLRTTWIPQTVTGPAAEYAAFGYTVRLRDVTHDGRADMGVGAAGTSLILRGTTGTPSGTGAFVLPEFGGEFAD
- a CDS encoding Yip1 family protein; this translates as MSQLDSKAGPEPPGPARHSSGPGTFEDVAGFRMGRGGRDNRAPQGQPQQPPYGQQGPSYGYPPQGGGYGGQGSGGYGGHGEPEYFGDGGHHPHAHDPYAANNPGHTQAFSVHDDPYNQGQTYQAGAAPAGPIGPRLHWKPLLSGILFSPARTFLQMRDYAMWGPALIVTFLYGLLAVFGFDTAREDAINATLANAVPIVLTTAVAMVLSSFVLGVVTHTLARQLGGNGAWQPTVGLSMLIMSLTDAPRLVAAMFFGGDETFVQLLGWATWVAAGALLTMMVSRSHDLPWPKALGASAIQLVALLSIVKLGTF
- a CDS encoding GYD domain-containing protein, which encodes MTGYNLWEAPDNVSMASVALAISGGGALSSFETTVLLTVDETMEALRKAGQIQYRAPGA
- a CDS encoding phosphoribosyltransferase → MSAVRENLTYERFGTAIRELAQTIADDGYEPDIVLSIARGGVFVAGGLAYALDCKNIHLVNVEFYTGVGTTLEMPVMLAPVPNAIDFSDKKILITDDVADTGKTLKLVHDFCLDHVAEVRSAVIYEKSHSLVKCEYVWKRTDEWINFPWSVLPPVSKSGEASKENKEAL
- the dcd gene encoding dCTP deaminase — protein: MLLSDKDIRAEIDAGRVRIDPYDESMVQPSSIDVRLDRFFRVFENHRYPHIDPSIEQADLTRLVEPEGDEPFILHPGEFVLASTYEVISLPDDLASRLEGKSSLGRLGLVTHSTAGFIDPGFSGHVTLELSNLATLPIKLWPGMKIGQLCMFRLTSPAESPYGSERYGSRYQGQRGPTASRSFLNFHRTQV
- a CDS encoding tyrosine-type recombinase/integrase, yielding MANKKGRRRRFGAVRQYRSGRWTASYLGPEGERIRADETFETKKDAEVWLSQVEADLTRGDWRAPDAGAVNFRVYAEKWVEERELAVRTEDLYKHLLRLHVLPAFGTLDLDEITAPRVREWRAERLRTTEAKTTVAKAYRLLKGILETAVDDDLISRNPCRIKGAGKESAAERRIASVAQVDALADAIGIRWRLMVYLGAYGPMRPEELAGLRRRDIDVDNLVIRVRVAEPERTNGKRAPGETKSEAGVRVVVLPAFLHKEVKQHLAWFAAKGPDGLVFVGEKGAPFRRTSFGRKWRRARTAAGLPDGFRFYDLRHTGHTLSTRSGATLKDTMVRAGQSSEKAALIYQHSDQERQREVAAGLDDLVRAERAKHHKGDPAHHSEEVAEG
- a CDS encoding excisionase family DNA-binding protein; amino-acid sequence: MTDRYLSVDQVAELLGTTARFPRRLIEERRIRYVKVGRHVRIPESAIEEFVQARTVEPIRVRRGALRRVA
- a CDS encoding replication initiator, coding for MLASLGTMPELARQLSGLGGCTHPVRLDGHRTEYAVNTATGEIGNVLRHLDSATLPAGQLLVRCNNRRATRCAACAETYRRDTYHLITAGLRGGKGTSEGVATHPRVFATFTAPGFGPVHNRPTDGRNCRCGTHHDPDDNALGTPLDPDTYDYEAAVLWNAHAGALWRRFSIYLRREVAKRAGLTQRAFRHHARLSFAKVAEYQKRGAVHFHAVIRLDGPEGGDTTPPPWASAELLSDAIRAAATAARVDGPEIDGRTHHFAFGRQLDVRPIRSADFDHGQELTDRAVAAYIAKYATKGAETATGTLDRPIRFLAELAQAQITDHARRMIRTAWTLGARPDLADLRLRAWAHMLGFRGHFSTKSRRYSTTLGALREARAEWRRAQSSAPVPQDGDTTLVLAHWAFAGTGLSTAETWLAASLEPAPGTEGEPTT